The Methanococcoides methylutens MM1 genome has a window encoding:
- a CDS encoding ferritin family protein: MGDIGSVEEAVKLGISFEDQGRDFYLEFAESATDPAAKDMFLYLAGEEKKHAQYLQSYMSGEELSIEEEADMPDFREAFSSEFTEDKLGEVGVMLAAMRLERKTEDLYLMLSSVSSDPDQREFFEKLAAVERGHYDLIDGLLATVTGFRMQT, translated from the coding sequence GTGGGCGATATAGGTTCTGTTGAAGAGGCAGTAAAGCTTGGGATCTCTTTTGAGGACCAGGGGAGGGACTTTTATCTTGAATTTGCAGAATCTGCTACGGATCCTGCTGCCAAAGACATGTTCCTGTACCTTGCAGGAGAGGAGAAGAAACATGCCCAATATTTGCAGAGCTATATGTCAGGCGAGGAACTTTCCATTGAGGAAGAGGCAGATATGCCTGATTTCAGGGAAGCATTCTCTTCAGAGTTCACTGAGGACAAGCTTGGTGAGGTCGGTGTGATGCTGGCTGCCATGAGGCTTGAAAGAAAGACCGAAGATCTCTATTTGATGCTTTCCAGTGTATCTTCTGATCCTGATCAGCGCGAGTTCTTTGAAAAGCTTGCAGCAGTTGAAAGGGGTCATTATGACCTGATCGATGGTTTGCTTGCAACAGTTACAGGCTTCAGGATGCAGACGTGA
- a CDS encoding FprA family A-type flavoprotein → MDQKDENLEIAKGIYWVGAVDWNLRDFHGYATPRGGTYNAYLIIDEKITLIDTVKAEFASEMIERIRRIVNPSKIDYVISNHVEMDHSSGLPALMELAKDATVFCTKHGKAGLNEYYESGGCSNWNFEVVKTGDELNIGSRNMMFIETPMLHWPDSMQTYLKEDKILFSNDAFGQHLATSTRFEDEVEGGAMEDAAIYYANILMPFGSKVIKYAEKVTELGLEFDMIAPSHGVIWREDPSRIIDAYLKWAQKEVVPKVLIIYDTMWNSTEIMAKEILEGVREGGVEARLFHLRKNDWSMMVKELMYSPVIAIGSPTMHGTMFYTVSGFLTYMRGLRPKDKSAVVFGSYGWGGGAVKGIEEILEKARFDIVEPGLQAKYRPYEDDLRACRELGIRLAELALKKSSYLRPAR, encoded by the coding sequence ATGGATCAGAAAGATGAGAACCTTGAGATTGCAAAAGGCATCTACTGGGTTGGAGCAGTTGACTGGAACCTGCGCGACTTCCATGGCTATGCGACTCCCAGGGGAGGTACCTATAATGCTTATCTTATAATTGACGAAAAGATAACCCTTATAGATACTGTAAAAGCTGAGTTTGCTTCCGAGATGATCGAAAGGATCCGCAGGATTGTAAATCCTTCCAAAATCGATTATGTGATCTCGAATCACGTGGAGATGGATCACTCCAGCGGCCTGCCTGCGCTCATGGAACTTGCAAAGGATGCAACGGTCTTTTGCACAAAGCATGGAAAGGCAGGATTGAATGAATATTATGAGTCTGGCGGATGTAGTAACTGGAATTTTGAGGTAGTTAAAACCGGCGATGAGCTCAATATCGGTTCCCGCAACATGATGTTCATTGAGACGCCAATGCTGCACTGGCCGGACAGCATGCAGACATACCTGAAAGAGGACAAAATTCTGTTCTCCAACGATGCTTTCGGACAGCATCTTGCCACGTCCACAAGGTTCGAGGATGAAGTGGAGGGCGGAGCGATGGAAGATGCTGCTATCTATTATGCCAATATCCTGATGCCTTTCGGGTCAAAGGTGATAAAGTATGCCGAGAAGGTTACGGAACTTGGTCTTGAGTTTGATATGATAGCTCCTTCACATGGGGTGATCTGGAGGGAGGATCCTTCCCGTATCATCGATGCCTACCTAAAATGGGCTCAGAAGGAGGTCGTTCCAAAAGTGCTGATTATTTATGATACTATGTGGAATAGTACTGAGATAATGGCAAAGGAGATCCTTGAGGGCGTTCGCGAAGGCGGTGTCGAGGCCAGACTTTTCCATCTGCGCAAGAACGACTGGAGCATGATGGTAAAGGAACTGATGTACTCTCCGGTGATAGCTATTGGATCGCCTACGATGCATGGAACCATGTTCTATACCGTGTCGGGTTTCCTGACATACATGAGAGGCCTTCGTCCTAAGGATAAAAGTGCAGTTGTGTTCGGCTCATATGGCTGGGGTGGCGGTGCTGTAAAAGGTATTGAGGAGATCCTGGAGAAAGCCCGGTTCGATATAGTTGAACCCGGTCTGCAGGCAAAGTACAGGCCTTATGAAGATGATCTCAGGGCTTGCAGGGAGCTTGGTATCAGGCTTGCAGAACTTGCACTGAAGAAAAGCAGTTATCTCAGGCCAGCCAGATAA